The genomic region TTCGTTGTTACTTGCAACTATCACTTATATTGCGATTATAGTCATAGATCACTATTATTTCTTGTCTGATCATGTATTGCGATACAAGATAGCTTATCAGTGATGGAACCAAATTCAGGTCGAACAGACGGAACTAAATTGGTGCATTACCTCAGGAGCGATATCGATTCTGCTCCACGCCTCCATTGAATTGGTACCAAATTTAGATTCAGCGACACCGTATGGAATTTTTCTGGAGTAGCTATACATTAAAGCGTTGGGTTTTGCACTACCGCACTGTGAGGCAGGAAGGCTTTATGGCTTGACAGGTCCTACCGAAGGCCTGCGGCCGCCAATACCACGACTTAGAAAGTGATCGACTGGATCCCCGTGATCGAAAATATTCCTGTGATCGACGGCGCGGAGTTTTCTTGGCCGCCACTGACCACATCAAACAATCCAAATGCCTTGCCAAAGGGCGGCACGCTCATCACTTCCTCCAGCGCATACCCCATCCCCGCTGCAATCGGCGCGTCCGCCGCGATCTGCAAGCTGTAAAGGGCGAAATTGTTGCCCTCGACAGTCGTGGTCTGCGATAATTTGGTAATTGTGATGTCATTGACCGTCACCGCCCCCGAAGGCCCAGCAGTCGCCAAGACAACTACCCCGTTGGCATCCACAATTTGAACAACCCCGAGAGTAAAGACTTGCGTATTTCCTGGTCCCGCTCCCGCCGTGGTAACAGGCACGATCACCGCCGCTCCGCCCTTTGTGATGGTCGGCATTCCCGTGATTAGCGACGAATATGGCCCAGGAGCTGAGCCACCAGAATTGACCTCGTCGTAGCGATAATAGTAGGTCGTGCCTCCGACCACTGTGCTGTCCACATAGGTCGTCGATGGCGCGACATTGGCGAACGTGACAAGACTGCTGGTAAACGCACTGTCCAAGGCGCGCTGGACATCCACGGATGTAGCTGCATCTACAGATGGAAACGTGACCGTGGGAAATGGGCTGCTCCCCGACGTATTGGTCCAGCCATTTCGCGGAGGGACCGACGCAGAACTAAATACGTAATATGGGGGCGGAACCGCACCGAGGCCGCTGGAAAGACACCAGGCCGAGCCGTTGTACCACAAATAGTGCGTGGCGTCGAAACGATAATAATTCTGGCCGTTGTAAATCCCCGCCAACAGATATGTGCCCGCGTATCCCACGGTCCCTGTGGTGGACACAACGGCATTTGTCCCTATAGAGCCCGAGGACAATGCTGGTACGTTGGTCAATGTCACGCTGTTGGCCGTGATCGCAGCGTAGGTAGGGGCGGACGGCGGAGGTGATGGGGCTGTGACTGAGGCGAAGGAGACGGTATTGGTGAATGAGAGATCGTTCATATTTTCATTTTCCACGCTGTAGGAGATCGCGCCTTTAGCAATACGGCTAATTCCCGACAAGTAACCGTCTAAATGATTGCCCTTCCACACCTAACTCTTGACAGCTTCGCCACTCCTATACATAATGTAGTAAAAACACTAACTTTTCAGAACTCAGGGTGAACATTATGAGCATCACCTACACCATCGGCGACGCGACCGATCCACCACGCGACGAGCCAGGCATCATCGTTCATGTGTGCAATGACATCGGGGCCTGGGGCAAAGGATTTGTCATGGCGATCTCGAAGCGCTGGAAGCAACCCGAGAAAGAAGCTCGGGCTTAGTTTAAAGGAGGTTCGACACTGCCGCATGAGCTGGGCCAGGTCCAATTCGTCAAGGTCGAAGACCAGCTCTGGGTTGCCAACTTGCTCGGGCAGTACGGGATCAGACGCAAAAATGGCGTCCCGCCGATCCGTTATGAAGCCGTGGCGGAAGGGCTGGGCCGCGTGGCGGACTTTGCTCGTACCCATTACGCCACAGTTCATATGCCGAGGATCGGCTGCGGCCTGTCGGGTGGAACTTGGGACAAGATCGAGCCGATTATTGAAGTGGATTTGGTGAGCAAAGGCGTGGCGGTGGTGGTTTATGATCTGGCGAGGTAACCATGACGAGTTTAGCCTTACCAAACTATTAAGGATAGTCCAATGAACAGCACCTTCGCGAAATGGTTCTGGCGGATTTACTTGCTAGCGGCGATAATAAATACCGCTGTCTGGCTCTGGTGTCGCTTCCCATGGGGCCTTGTCGTTATTGCTGTGGCAGCGCTGATGCGTCTCCGAACAGTCATTCAACAGCAGCGGCAACGACAAAATGACGGATACTGGCTAGAATTTCTGAGCGCGGGCGTGCTCCGAGGCGACGATAACCAGTTCGCCGTGGTGTATCATGAAGGCGAGAAGCAGCACTTCTTCCAGGGCAGAAAAAGCAATGGCTCAGCTCCCGACATCCTCACAGTGCCGAGCCAGCTCGTGTGGCGACTCCAGACGCCACAGTGGATGGCCGAACGACGGGAGTTGATCTTGGAGCGCATCCAGCGTGAGTTGGAGCAGCGGAAGAAAGGGCGACAAATGCGGATTGTGGAGGAGGATAAGGAGTGATCTCGCCCATGGTCTACGGTATAAACTCTGATATCTTCATTAGAGCATCGGCGCTTAGGCAAAAGATTTTTTCCCGAAGCGCCGATGCAAAGGCTATCGCCAACACGTGGGAATTCGTTGGTCGATATGAATAGGTTCAACTGGTAGAATCACATCTCCAGCAAAACTGCAAACTCCGCGCGCCAAAATGAAAAACTACCCATGTGCCTAAAAGTCTTCGTCGCCGCCGACGAGCCACTGCCGCTGATCGAATATAGTCCCGCTTCTCCCGTGTTTCAGGTCGAAACCCTGTATGAGCAAAGTCTCCCTGTCCTCAGGTACTTCACAAAACCCTACGTGTACTCTATCAGGTCGGTCGGCGAATGTGCGTATGGATTCAGCTATGACCTCCGCGACCGTGAAATTCTCGATCAGCCTGATGCACCCGAAGACATCAAGGCCAATGTGCTGAAATGCTACGACGCTCCCCGCGCATCGGTACTCGCGACGAAAGAGTATCTGCGCCGCCAGGCGCAGACTGGATCGACACTGAAGAGATCAAACCAGAGACGCGACATATGTTATATTAGGCGCCATCCGTGGCAAACTGAGGCAATATGAAAAAATACATCATATGGATATTCACTTTCCCTATTGCAGCGGCGATAGGTCTTATCGCGTGGCGCACGTATGCTGGGCCGTCACTTCAACACTTCACGCCCTTCGTCGAACAAGTACGCATGAGGAAAGTCGCGTCAGAAATGAACGTTCGGGGCTTCCATGCTTACCAGATTGAAATATTTGTCGGATATAAGGCTCAGAAACCCGCATGGTGGGGCCAGGATGACGGAGAAATTATTGGTCAAACGCTCACCGTCACTCGCGGCAAGAGCGGCCCCCAGTTACTGTCTGCGTGTTTCATCGGCAAGAATGGTACGAAATATCCGTGGAACATCTCTGGACAGCTACCGAGTTTATACAGCCATGACAGAGATGAATACTATGTGGACTGCAATGTCGAGGTCACAAACGGCTTTGACGTACCGAATAGCACCTTGGTTGGCGTAATCAAAATGGGAGATGGAAGTTGTACCTCAGTAAGAACCCCTGTCTCTTTAGCGATGCGATATTCATGTCAACGCACACCGTTGAATCCATAAAATCAAAACCTTTCTCTGAATCATACATGCGTCGATTGAAGCGCGCGGCTCGTTCCATTGAAGACGGTATTGATCCGACATCCGTCGAATTTGACGAAGCGCTCCGAAGATAAAGATACCATCCATTTCAGAATGCACATCAAAATCCTATCCAACGCAATTATCTGGTTGAGCGCGCTGGCGGCTATTCTTATGATGCTGCATCCGCCCGACACAGTATCTGAAATCGGCGTAGGAATCCACACGATCTACCCATTTTTGTTTGGCGATTACCTCTTGGATATTCAATGGGGGAGGCTGATTTTAGAATTATTGATACCGCTGCTGATTATCGTCATCACGATTCTGACGATGAAAGTCAGTTGGAAGAGGCAGGACTGAGATTAGTTCGGGGTGCCTCTGCTCAAACCCAAGGAGTTGCCAGCGTTCTCCACTTCAAGGAGAAAACGATGGACTTGATTTTCCACGCCCCTTACATCTTTCGCGGCATCCTCACCGTATTGGTTCCGTTGCTCGCGCTGGCCATTCATCGCGCCGCGAGGCGTCGTGACCGCCAAAGCACTGCCGCCGCGATCCTGGCCGCTGGGATAGCCCTGGGTGCTGGAGGGGGCTTCGCGTTAACGGCGTTGGCCCCGATGCTCATGCAGCGGATATTGCCTTGGGATTGGCCCTTGGTTTTACAACGGCAGGATTGATCGCCATCCTTGGAGTTGTAGTTGCCTTGCGGCGCGGTCGTTCTGAAAGCGTGTAGTGGAATATTTTACGCCGACACAGCGAATTCACCGAACAATCCCTCTGGCTTTGTATAGCACCCACGTCACGGTTCCACATATCATCACAACCGCGACAGCTACTATCGATAATGGTCTGCCGTGCTTTCGTTGACTGGACTGTTGTGTAGAGTTCGCAGATTGATGATGTTAATCCTTGGTGGGAATTTCAATTCACGGCGACCGACTCAAAGGGGCGATTGGTCAGCCCTCCAGAAGGCGGCATGATCGTGAGCGGATTCAGTCAGCCTGTCACGGTTGCGCCTGGCAAGACTTCCCTGCTTCATATTTATCTTGCCGAATGGTTTAAGATCGAAAAGCCAGGCTCGTATATTGTCCATTGCACCCGCACTTTGGGAGTAACATTTGTCAAATCGACGGGAACAGTCCATGAGAAACAACAGAATATTGTCACGTCGGCAAATCTCAAGCTGAAGATTCTGCGCAATGCTAAGGACTTACGCCAAAATAACCGCTTCGATTCTGGCTGTCTTCCCCATCTCAGAGGGCCATCAAAATTGAAGCATTTATTTTTGAATAAGTCCTAAAGATTAAATAGAGCGATAGGACACAGAATGTGTGCGGATTATTTGATCGTGAAAACCTCCCACTTAAACAGCGACTCGCCTCTCCGACTAACTTAAATCCAGCCCCCAGGTAATTGTCCCGCAGTGGAGCATTCGCGGCCAAGAAGTCCAAATGCAAGTATTTCCTCTCCATCAGAGCGACCTGTGTCGGAGCCAAGTTTAGCATCAAAGATGCGAATCAGCGTGAAGATTGCATTAGCTTAACCATGCGCGTGGATGCAACGGATGCGGTGGATGATGCTATTCCCCATCCTACCAGTTTATTCAATTCGAGACTATAGCTCCGCGCGCCGCCAATATTAACTCCTCGATTTGTCTTTTCGTTGATGTACAAATTAGCTGCATATTTCCCGCCTATTGGTTTATATTTTATCCCAGATATCCTATTTCTCACATCACCGTTATCGGAGCCAATATCGAAGTGCTTATTGATTGTCACGGGAATGATGATCTGAAATTGATGGTTGTATATCGAGTCGATCGTCACCGAGACCATCAGCGTTTTCTGGTTATGGTCAGAGGCTGCTGAACTTTGCTTTAAAGTCGTGGACAGGATCACGGCGCATAAGCCCGTGATGAGCATGGTATTTCGTTTCATTGATGTTTCTCCGATCTCTATTTTGTCGTGCCAGCACTAGTTCCCTATCACAGATGCCATAGGTTTCTTCTCAACGGGCCCGAGCAAATACGATTGTCTTCCACTCAGACAATTGCACGGTCTTTGGACGCAAGTTCTTCAATGTCCTTGCCTGGACCAATCTTCATTTTACTGTGCGTATTTCGCCAGCATTTTGCGCGCTTCCACGGGCATGGAGTTTGCATCAGCATCTCGTGGCTCCCATTTCGCCACGATCTTCCACTGTTTAATGGCTTCCTCAATCTGCCCATTGGCGCAATAAGCGTCGGCGAGAAAGAAACGGTCGCCATAATAGCCTTTCGAGGATTTCATGTTGATGCACTGATGAAACGCCAGAATTGCATCCTGATATCGCAGCAACTCATAGAAGCAATAGGCGAGATTAGTTTTAGCGCGACGGTCTTTGGGATCGAGTAAAATCGCTTCGCCATAACACGCGATTGCATCGTCACTGCGTCCGAGTTGATGCAAGAGATTTGCGCAACTCAAGCGCAGATCGACCCAATTAGGGGCAAGCGTGATGGCTGTGCGGATTTCAGCCAATGCGGACCCTAAGTCGCGAAAATGGACTTGATACAAACCTGATAATCGGACATGCGGCTCGACCATCGAAGGATCACACGCGATGGCGGCTTCATATTCCCTCTTCGCCTCAACTGGCTCTTGATCGCCCCACGCCAATCTATCGGCGCGATCCAAATGTTCTTGTACGGTCATCGTTTGGTTAGCTTTCTACAATGGCCCTCATGCAACTGAAACCATCCTCCACACAGCAAACATATCGCAAAATGCATGCGGTTCATCAGGATTGTTCTGGCGCAACAAGGCATCGATTCTTATGGCGTCATCAAAGGTTGGGATCAGCCCATGAATGGACAACTCATCGGCTCGAAACGCATTGTCAAAGCCGCCGCAATTCGTGATCGCACTGATGTTGACATATTCTTCGACCAGATCATATCCAATGAAATCAAAACGGGGATCGTGAAAATTCGGCTGCGCAATAGGATTCTTCATAACGGCTAAGACCTGGCAATTGGAAGTCAACGTGATACGAGACAGGAGATAATCGAGGCTGTGAAAGCAAAATGGCATACCATCGTATTTCAGATTATGGTTCCAGTCTTCGTCGATTAAGCTCTTCAGGACATTCGGACAAAGCGGACTGTCGAGTGTCACGAGTTCATCGACTTGATGAAACCCAGAAAACACCTCGTATCCTTCCCATCCAGCGTGGCCGCGCCCGAAGCGCTCCACGGCTGTGAACCCGATGGTCATGGTCGTTGTTTTACCGATCTCGCGCTCAAACAGCGCCGCATGGAAATCACCACTACTCGCCTCGCCGACATATGTAAAGCCAGCCCGCAGATAATAATCACGCAACGCACCGTTCGCCGCCAGGCAGTCCAAGCGCAGATACTGCCGCCTAGCCTGTCCGACCTCGTGTTCCGCCCATCGC from Capsulimonas corticalis harbors:
- a CDS encoding GNAT family N-acetyltransferase, yielding MGNGIGVAMLRWAEHEVGQARRQYLRLDCLAANGALRDYYLRAGFTYVGEASSGDFHAALFEREIGKTTTMTIGFTAVERFGRGHAGWEGYEVFSGFHQVDELVTLDSPLCPNVLKSLIDEDWNHNLKYDGMPFCFHSLDYLLSRITLTSNCQVLAVMKNPIAQPNFHDPRFDFIGYDLVEEYVNISAITNCGGFDNAFRADELSIHGLIPTFDDAIRIDALLRQNNPDEPHAFCDMFAVWRMVSVA
- a CDS encoding tetratricopeptide repeat protein produces the protein MTVQEHLDRADRLAWGDQEPVEAKREYEAAIACDPSMVEPHVRLSGLYQVHFRDLGSALAEIRTAITLAPNWVDLRLSCANLLHQLGRSDDAIACYGEAILLDPKDRRAKTNLAYCFYELLRYQDAILAFHQCINMKSSKGYYGDRFFLADAYCANGQIEEAIKQWKIVAKWEPRDADANSMPVEARKMLAKYAQ